The nucleotide window CCGATtttaatataatctaaaatgggaaaaaattaaagtaaatttacatacaaaaaaagatatttatgcTATCCTCTCAGTTTAATCATATTGTTCATTTAATCAAAGAATCCCATAATAATGCCATAAAATCTGtaaataaagaattaattaatcTTTACTGGAATGTTGGAGAATATATCAGTGGGAAAGTAGAAAATTCAGAATGGGGCAAGTCAGTTGTCGAAAAGCTTGCAATATACATACAAGAAACAGAACCGAAGATTAAAGGGTTTTCAGATAAGAATCTTTGGCGTATGAAGCAGTTTTATGAAACATACAAAGAATTTCCAAAACTCTCACCGCTGGTGATAGAAATTTCATGGACTAataatttgatcattttatccagaactaaaaatattgaagaaaaagagttcTATTTGAGATTATGTACGAACGAAAGGTATAGTAAAAGAGAACTTGAACGTCAAATTTCATCATCACTTTTTGAAAGAACAATGATTGGAAATGAAAAACTCTCACCGCTGGTGAGAGAAATATATCCTGACATTTCAAATACCTTTAAAGACAGCTATATTCTGGACTTTCTCAATCTGCCTGATATTCATAACGAAAGTGATCTGCAAAGAGGATTAGTTAGTCAGTTGAAAAACTTTATATTGGAATTAGgtaaagattttattttcattggtGAAGAATACAAACTACAAGTCGGCAACAGTGATTTTTACATTGATTTGTTATTTTATCACAGAGGACTGCAATGTCTGGTAGCTTTTGAATTGAAAGCCGATAAATTTAAGCCGGAGCATCTGGGAcaacttaatttttatcttGAGGCATTAGACAGAGATGTGAAAAAGCCTAATGAAAATCCAAGCATAGGTATACTGCTATGTAAGGACAAAGATAACGAGGTAGTAGAATACGCATTGAGCAGAACATTGTCTCCTACAACAGTTGCAGAATACCAGACACAGCTTCCAGATAAAAAACTGCTTCAAAAAAAGCTTCatgatttgtttgaaaaataaaactagcCTTCCCTGAAGCTTTTTGGGTACTCTCCGGCACAGAAATTGATTTAGATGTTAATAATCCCGAAACAAATTCGGTCATTACAATAATTAATGAGCCTAAGAGCGATGCTTTTATAACTCCTATTCTAGCTACTATAATACACACTATAACTAAGCAAATGATGGTACGTGATAGACTGCCGTCATTTGTCCTTTTAGATGAAGCTCCTACCATTAAACTTAGAAACATAGCTAAAATACCTGCTACCATGCGAAGTTTTGGGGTGGCTACAGTGTATTGTGCTCAGGATTTAGTTCAAGGAATTGTTCAATACGGAGAAGACGGGTTTAAAGAAATTACCGCTAATCTTTCCACACAATTCTTTGGAAAAGCAAATGATCCTAAAACAGCCAAATTTTACGAAGGTTATTTTGACTTCAAAAAAGAACAAACTAAATCCATTTCTAAATCCGGAGAAGGAGGCAGTATTTTTGACAATACAAAAAGTACAACCTACAGTGAAAGAGAAATAACAGAGACTAGGGCGAttgaatttctaaaatttaaagtaGGGCAATTTGCTTTTTCTTCAGATGGAAATAGTCAAATCATTACCTTTAAAAAGCAAGATATTGCAAGAGAAACCTTGACAGGAGAAAAAGAAGCAACCAAAGAAATGTATGAATAcaatttctataaaattattaatgacgTGGAAAATTTAATACTACTCTACACCGTTACATCAGggtaaaaaacaatattaattaaaaaaatagtaaaaataattaccatcttattataaatttattatatttgttatatctTGTACtaagattaaagaaaaatatcaaacactAGTACcccatttaatta belongs to Vigna radiata var. radiata cultivar VC1973A unplaced genomic scaffold, Vradiata_ver6 scaffold_989, whole genome shotgun sequence and includes:
- the LOC106778637 gene encoding uncharacterized protein LOC106778637 — protein: MIGNEKLSPLVREIYPDISNTFKDSYILDFLNLPDIHNESDLQRGLVSQLKNFILELGKDFIFIGEEYKLQVGNSDFYIDLLFYHRGLQCLVAFELKADKFKPEHLGQLNFYLEALDRDVKKPNENPSIGILLCKDKDNEVVEYALSRTLSPTTVAEYQTQLPDKKLLQKKLHDLFEK